The proteins below come from a single Strix uralensis isolate ZFMK-TIS-50842 chromosome 8, bStrUra1, whole genome shotgun sequence genomic window:
- the CDKN2C gene encoding cyclin-dependent kinase 4 inhibitor C isoform X3, whose protein sequence is MKGGIPSGTWMHTATEELFLGAVAAKSQIPTVNRVMKLGNPEIARRLLISGANPNLKDSTGFAVIHDVAREGFLDTLQTLLEFKADVNIEDNEGNLPLHLAAREGHVRVVELLLERAECKVGHQNKRGATAYDLAKLYKRSAVVKLLEDSSFFPAAMN, encoded by the exons ATGAAAGGGGGCATCCCGAGCGGGACTTGGATGCACACTGCTACGGAAGAACTTTTCCTCGGAGCTGTTGCTGCTAAGTCTCAGATCCCGACTGTGAACAGG gtAATGAAACTTGGGAACCCCGAAATTGCCAGGAGGTTGCTCATTAGCGGTGCAAACCCCAACCTGAAAGACAGTACTGGCTTCGCTGTAATTCATGATGTAGCCAGAGAGGGTTTTCTGGACACTTTGCAGACTCTGCTGGAGTTTAAAGCTGATGTTAACATTGAGGATAACGAGGGCAACCTGCCCTTGCACTTGGCTGCCCGGGAGGGGCATGTGCGGgtggtggagctgctgctggagcgcGCGGAGTGCAAGGTGGGCCACCAGAACAAGCGGGGGGCCACCGCCTACGACCTGGCCAAGCTCTACAAGAGATCCGCCGTGGTGAAGCTCTTGGAGGACAGCAGCTTCTTCCCTGCAGCCATGAATTAA
- the CDKN2C gene encoding cyclin-dependent kinase 4 inhibitor C isoform X2 produces MAEPSGNELASAAAKGDLVQLTNLLQKNVNVNAQNGFGRTALQVMKLGNPEIARRLLISGANPNLKDSTGFAVIHDVAREGFLDTLQTLLEFKADVNIEDNEGNLPLHLAAREGHVRVVELLLERAECKVGHQNKRGATAYDLAKLYKRSAVVKLLEDSSFFPAAMN; encoded by the exons ATGGCCGAGCCTTCTGGGAACGAGCTGGCGTCCGCGGCTGCCAAGGGGGACCTAGTGCAACTTACTAATTTGTTGCAAAAGAATGTAAACGTCAATGCACAAAATGGATTTGGGAGGACTGCGCTGCAG gtAATGAAACTTGGGAACCCCGAAATTGCCAGGAGGTTGCTCATTAGCGGTGCAAACCCCAACCTGAAAGACAGTACTGGCTTCGCTGTAATTCATGATGTAGCCAGAGAGGGTTTTCTGGACACTTTGCAGACTCTGCTGGAGTTTAAAGCTGATGTTAACATTGAGGATAACGAGGGCAACCTGCCCTTGCACTTGGCTGCCCGGGAGGGGCATGTGCGGgtggtggagctgctgctggagcgcGCGGAGTGCAAGGTGGGCCACCAGAACAAGCGGGGGGCCACCGCCTACGACCTGGCCAAGCTCTACAAGAGATCCGCCGTGGTGAAGCTCTTGGAGGACAGCAGCTTCTTCCCTGCAGCCATGAATTAA
- the CDKN2C gene encoding cyclin-dependent kinase 4 inhibitor C isoform X1, with protein sequence MKGGIPSGTWMHTATEELFLGAVAAKSQIPTVNRVGCLLLQRSQVMKLGNPEIARRLLISGANPNLKDSTGFAVIHDVAREGFLDTLQTLLEFKADVNIEDNEGNLPLHLAAREGHVRVVELLLERAECKVGHQNKRGATAYDLAKLYKRSAVVKLLEDSSFFPAAMN encoded by the exons ATGAAAGGGGGCATCCCGAGCGGGACTTGGATGCACACTGCTACGGAAGAACTTTTCCTCGGAGCTGTTGCTGCTAAGTCTCAGATCCCGACTGTGAACAGGGTGGGTTGTCTTCTTCTTCAAAGATCTCAG gtAATGAAACTTGGGAACCCCGAAATTGCCAGGAGGTTGCTCATTAGCGGTGCAAACCCCAACCTGAAAGACAGTACTGGCTTCGCTGTAATTCATGATGTAGCCAGAGAGGGTTTTCTGGACACTTTGCAGACTCTGCTGGAGTTTAAAGCTGATGTTAACATTGAGGATAACGAGGGCAACCTGCCCTTGCACTTGGCTGCCCGGGAGGGGCATGTGCGGgtggtggagctgctgctggagcgcGCGGAGTGCAAGGTGGGCCACCAGAACAAGCGGGGGGCCACCGCCTACGACCTGGCCAAGCTCTACAAGAGATCCGCCGTGGTGAAGCTCTTGGAGGACAGCAGCTTCTTCCCTGCAGCCATGAATTAA